One Telluria mixta DNA window includes the following coding sequences:
- a CDS encoding dihydroneopterin aldolase — protein MLSALFYPQLRDCRRLFLRNYEVMINIGVHEFEKKGEQRVLINVDLYIPLALSTPKDDQLDEVVDYDFMRETIAKRMAQGHVHLQETLCDDVVKAMLAHPNVRAARVSTMKPDVYPDCEGVGVEVFQIKDEA, from the coding sequence ATGTTGTCCGCCCTGTTCTACCCGCAGCTGCGCGATTGCCGCAGGCTGTTCCTGCGCAATTACGAAGTCATGATCAACATCGGTGTCCATGAGTTCGAAAAGAAGGGCGAGCAACGCGTCCTGATCAATGTCGACCTGTACATCCCGCTCGCCCTGTCGACGCCGAAGGACGACCAGCTGGATGAAGTGGTCGACTACGACTTCATGCGCGAAACCATCGCCAAACGCATGGCGCAGGGCCACGTGCACCTGCAGGAAACGCTGTGCGACGACGTCGTGAAGGCGATGCTGGCGCACCCGAACGTGCGCGCGGCCCGCGTGTCGACGATGAAGCCCGACGTGTATCCCGACTGCGAAGGCGTCGGCGTCGAAGTGTTCCAGATCAAGGATGAAG